A part of Numenius arquata chromosome 2, bNumArq3.hap1.1, whole genome shotgun sequence genomic DNA contains:
- the TMEM121B gene encoding transmembrane protein 121B, which yields MHRAASNQRSVSSSSGSFQPPPPPPPPPLPHAADRQPLFPGGSSSGGSRRGSGSSSGSARPRRPRSPRNSSSSTEEEEEEEEDSISISKPLVPPPAAPLPAAASPLTSSSSSSSSSSGSSSSGGGGGSPGRSMTAAELYGAAAAGGGAAGGGAAAGALLGPGGGAAGGRRWGFQALSLVLLLGQGALLDLYLIAVTDLYWCSWIATDLVLAAGWGIFFCRNSRARRRERPPPPPGPPPPHPLLLHGPPGGRGAGGRGAGGPPRGGDFAYAHLAWLIYSIAFTPKAALILGTSILELIELRLPLGTTGFRITLALSAPLLYCLLRAIGTEGSGQLLLPPQPPPQHRAAAAFLATCLDLLDSFSLLELVLQPGRPAPLPAPLRYLLIAVYFLCLASPVLWLYELSAARPPGAARLALHLLLPAGLLDAPLLALRCLLLLRYQQPLSLFMLKNLFFLACRGLEALETCCLLRPATAPPPAKYGPSAAAPAAAAPLAHGLSDADVGPHGYVNALAVTAQG from the coding sequence ATGCACCGCGCTGCCTCCAACCAGCGCTCGGTCTCCTCCTCCTCGGGCTCCTTccagccaccgccgccgccgccgccgccgccgctgccgcacGCCGCCGATCGGCAGCCCCTCTTCCCGGGGGGCTccagcagcggcggcagccggCGGGGCTCGGGGTCGAGCTCGGGCtcggcgcggccccgccgcccccgcagcccccgcaacagcagcagcagcaccgaggaggaggaggaagaggaggaggacagcatcagcATCAGCAAGCCCCTagtgccgccgcccgccgccccgctgcccgccgccgcctcgccgctcaccagcagcagcagcagcagcagcagcagcagcggcagcagcagcagcggcggcggcggcggcagcccggGCCGCAGCATGACGGCGGCGGAGCTgtacggggcggcggcggcgggcggcggggcggcgggcggcggggcggcggcgggggcgctgctggggcccggcgggggggcggcgggcgggcggcgctgggGCTTCCAGGCGCtgtccctggtgctgctgctggggcagggcgCGCTGCTGGACCTCTACCTGATCGCCGTCACCGACCTGTACTGGTGCAGCTGGATCGCCACCGACCTGGTGCTGGCGGCCGGCTGGGGCATCTTCTTCTGCCGCAACAGCCGGGCGCGCCGCCGggagcggcccccgccgccccccggcccgccgcctCCCCACCCGCTGCTGCTGCACGGCCCCCCCggtggccgcggggccgggggccgcggggccgggggtcccccccgcggcggcgacttCGCCTACGCGCACCTCGCCTGGCTCATCTACTCCATCGCCTTCACGCCCAAGGCGGCGCTGATCCTGGGCACCTCCATCCTGGAGCTGATCGAGCTGCGCCTGCCGCTGGGCACCACCGGCTTCCGCATCACCCTGGCGCTCTCCGCCCCGCTGCTCTACTGCCTGCTGCGGGCCATCGGCACCGAGGGCTCCGGGCAGCTCCTCctgccgccgcagccgccgccgcagcaccgcgccgccgccgccttcctcGCCACCTGCCTCGACCTGCTCGACAGCTTCTCCttgctggagctggtgctgcagccCGGGCGGCCggcgccgctgcccgccccgctgCGCTACCTCCTCATCGCCGTCTACTTTCTCTGCCTGGCCTCGCCGGTGCTGTGGCTCTACGAGCtcagcgccgcccgcccccccggaGCCGCCCGCCTCGccctccacctcctgctgcccGCCGGGCTGCTGGACGCCCCGCTCCTGGCGCTccgctgcctcctgctcctgcgCTACCAGCAGCCGCTTTCCCTCTTCATGCTGAAGAACCTCTTCTTCCTGGCCTGCCGCGGCCTGGAGGCGCTGGAGACCTGCTGCCTCCTccgccccgccaccgccccgccgcccgccaagtacggcccctccgccgccgcccccgccgccgccgccccgctggCCCACGGGCTGTCCGACGCCGACGTGGGCCCTCACGGGTACGTGAACGCCTTGGCGGTCACCgcccagggctga